ACATCATGCTAACACTCTTCTAATAGTCGTCAAAAATTGTTGCAGAAGTGTGAAGCTGTCTTCTTTGATCGCAAAAGACATAccaactttcaaaactttcgGTGGCATGTTTGATATGTTAATGCCTTTATAGCAGAGACATGCAAAATATCACAGTTCCTATCATATGTTAAAAGTTTAAAACTAATATAATCGCTTATATTCTTAGCAAACCAGCCAGTATATAATAGAATGGGACATGCTACAAAACATGAGGCATCTTCAAACATAAGATAACACTGATGAAACCTTGAGAAACAAAAGAACATTTTGTTTTCCTGAACCACCCTGTAATTCTTTTGTAATGAGTAGTCATCGAGCAGTGATGACCTCGACACGGAACAGTTTCACTTGCCCTATGGTCCTTTGCAGGCCATCAAAATGTACACTCTGTCTACAACTTTTGAGAAAGGTCAAAATCTAGCAGAACTATCCTATTATTGACAAAAGAATTACATATGTTTTACCTAGTTGACTCCTCGATCTACCTTCCATGAATGGATTTGCTTAAGGGTAAAGTCAGCAATCAGAAACGTGATGTCGTTGTGCCTTTGCATCTTAGCATGCTATCAAACAAACCTCAACAGCCAATCTAGGCTCTGTTAAACATAAAAAGTTCATTAGCATCTATCAACCAATTAAATATACTAAAGTAGCTGGCATAATAATAGTCGATTTACCACCAAAATTCCTAGTGACTTAATTGAAATATGAAGATGTTATAAGAGACACTTGAATAATAAGTTTTTAATACCTTCAAGCATTCAGgtaaatcatcatcatcatctgttCTCATATGAATCTGCAAAACCAGAAGATCACATAATGGAATCtgggtgtattttggatggtGGCATAACACCTCAAACAACActagaaagagagaaaaagataCAGAGCTTGGccattctaaattcttttgaCAAATTGAATATAGTTAGAAGTGATGTTGGTTCTTACATCCATGACTTGTTGGCGGGATGCATCATCTCCTTCTAAAGAAGCCAGGATGACAACTGCAGCTGCAACTGTTGAGGGCCAGTAGCATAACTGCCCAGGATCCGTAAGCTGCAGCATTGCCAGGTACTTGGCCCTTGTCTCTACTTCTTCATCAGCTTCAGCAGCTTGCAAGTAGAACCTAtacatattaaatttgagtTGTACATTAGTAATGTAGTTTGAGGAATAAAAACAAGAGCCTCTCGAGTCTCGACCAAGAAATGATTTCCATGCCTAAAGGAAGACGAGTATTAAACCTAAGATAGATTTAATTAGCAAATAATTCAGAGCCTGAGTATCAGCGAATGTCATGAATTTAATGCAAAGAAGCAGCAAGGGCTTATCTAAGTTAAATGAGAAGCAAATGGGCGAGATTTACCATAAGAAATTATAGCTGGTGGGCAGAAAACACTGAAATTTGAGGACCTCCAGCACTAGCCATTCCATTGCCACTACTTCACATCTGTTGTACACATGGCTTCCAACATTGAAACTCTTTTCTCGCACACTGAAAAGACGATCACGAAAGGTGTATCAAAAGGTGACAATGATGAGTGCTGCTTTGACTGTCTCAATTGTAGTTGCTATTTTACTAGTAACAAAACAAGTTAAGAGTGTAAGCTGCGACTTTGAGCTCTGACTCCAAGCTAGTTTTTCTTCTCAATTCATTTTCAGATAAGTAACTTACAGAAGGAGTTGAACTTTCTTaatgaccaaaaaaagaagaagactaaAAGCATATCATCAACTTACAAGATatttgagaatatatatatatatatatatatataattatatatatgtgtgtgtatgtaCCTATTGTAGGGCTGATTTTCTTCTATCCTGGTGGCCAAAGTTAGACAGGCAACTCCAACAATCTGAAGGATCCTTTTGCTCTTAAAATATCCTTTGCTCAAAAACCGGTCAAGGAGGTTCACACTTAGAAACTTGGTCTCCTGATGTAGTCCAGTTGCAGTAGATACCTGCATTTGTAACCCAGTCAGGCAATTTAGCATACACATTATGAGCAACACAAATGAAAATCAGCTAACCCAACACTCTCACACCCAATATCATTATGGTGGTGTAATAATGATATTCACTGCAACAACAAGTCATTCTCTTAACTTCACGTCTTCACACCCACAAAAGCAGACAGCACAAACAGCATTAGTAGTCTTAAATTTCACAGCCCAAATCCAGCAATGCCTGCTGCTTGAATAGGACCACAACATTTCCTTTTAATCAAAATAGTGTTACTCTCTCAAATCTCAATCTCTCCCCTTGTTCAGCTGCCAATTCTAGCTCCACCAAataatcagaaaataaaagaaatataaatgccACCTGTGCCGTTGATCAAATCACGCCCATGTCGTTGTACACTTTTCAGAATAATACGCGAAAAATCGTCGCTGGTTCTCCAACACGCTTCAACAAAATCGAGGCATCCCTCCTTTTCCGCTACTAAATGCCAATTTAGTGCTGTGTGTGCGTGTGGAAAGCTCACGTGGAAAGATAAGAAGATTTACACTACTAAATTGCATCATCTACTTGGCcaatagaagaaaagaaaagtagtGACCGTGCGTGCTATAAGAAAGTCACAGAATCAAGAATCCACGTGGCAACAAATGATTGAATATGAAAACAGTTGTAGCGTATTCTATTCTAATCACGAACACAAGAAATTGAAAGCCAAACTACAGCGATTAAATGAAAGCGTGCATTAGAGTACCTCACAGATCCACCGGACCATGAACGACCGTTGATGGAGGATCAGGCGGCCGTACTCCGTCGTGGAAGAGTAGTCCACGGTGTAGTCACGCACAAACAATTTGAGCCTCTCTCTATTCCTCAGCATCTGATAGCTCTCTTCCACCTCATCGTCTTCGAACTTCATAAACTAATTgattaaaatcaaaatcacataattaACGAGTAATTAGCGAAAGATTAAGATAATTAACAAACTAAAATGCACAGATCAGACGGCTACTGAAATCGTAATTCTGGAGTTGATGAATCTTACTGTGGATTCATGCTTATACGCTTCGTTGGCGCGTGGAGCTGCGTCGATATCTAAAGCAGTGGCGACGAACTCTTCTCTGTATTTCACGAGCCAGGCGAAGGTTGGTGACGGTGAGTCATCGACTGAACCCTGCGAGAATTGGCTGCCGGAATCGATGAAGAACGACGGCGAGTAATCGGAGAAGTCGATTTTTTCCGAGTTTTCCTGGTAAGGATCCGAGTGGAAATCCGAGAGTGTCTGACTGGAGGAGTACTCGGAGCCGTCGTCATAAGAGAAGTGCTCGGTACAAGCCAAATCGGAGTCCAATCCAAAGCTCAGTGGCCTCTGCTCGATAGTCGATTCCGAATTCTCACCGAAGTAGTTGCTCGACGCTCCTTGGAATTCAAATTCCGGTGCTCTGTTACCGCCGTCATTTACCGTCTTGGTCTCCGATACGGTTGCTTCCGAGCACAATTGCACGCCGGAGCTGAGTGAAATGACTTCTTGCtccttgaatttgagtgaCGCCTTATCGGAGTAGTCGGAAATTGCTGATTCAGTTACCGCCTCAGAGCCTCCGGTTACTTTCACTACCTCGCTCTTAGTCTTCAGCTTCAACTTTTTCTCCACGACGCCTCCAAAATCGGCTCCACAATTTGACTCCACGCACGACGACTCAGACGCCTCAAATTCGCCGTCTCCGGCGACCGGCTTCCTCGACCGAGTGACTTTCCGTGACGCTGCTTCGGTTTCGCCGAAGCTCCTCTTCTTCAAGCTCGACCTCACCTTACTCTCCGATCCAACCGAAACTCTGCTCGACTCGCACGAAACCTCGCCGGCGAAGTACGAGCACGAGGTCGAGTTCACGGAGAAGACAGAGGCCTCAACGCTGCGAGCATTCGGTTTCTGAGAGGAGTAGAGAATCGGAGAGATCTGAACTCGCCTCCGGCGAGACATCTCCGACCGGAGCTTCCTCGTCGCCGTCGTCTTCAGGCGAGCCGACGCGGTTTCGAGGCTGTGCATCGCTCGGATTGATCGGAATTTCATTTTCGTAACGGAAATTTGTTTTTCGAAGTTTTGAATTTCTGAGAGAAAAGAGTGTGGGAGGCTTTGAGAATGTGGTTGGTTAGAaaagagagagtgagaaaTGGAATTGAAGGAAGCGAGTGTGGGTTTTATGCTTCGGCCAAAATGAGAGTGTGAAATAGTGAGAGAGAGCAAGTAAAAAACGGTTACTATAAACGGcctgaatgaattaaaaagtGATTAAAGTCGACATTTTTGAATTATGACCATCCTAATTCACTACAGATATAAGTCATATCTTCATTTCTCAAAAAGGGCAGACAGTTAAAGGCCGTTAGATTTAAATGAACTAAATCCTACGGTTGATATAAAACTTACAAAATAGATTTAAATGAACTAAATCTTCGTTTCTCCCTTCTCTCTTTATTTCTCCTGGTGGTACGATGTCACCGGCTCGCTGCAAACATGCCGAGGGTGTTGGGGAAGGTGATCGATTCGATCATGAAGGGCAAGGTTACTGAAAAGCGGGCTGGCGAGGAAGCGATTTTAGCTCACTTAACATGCAGCTATGGCGAATTCCTGATGCCTCGTTAGTCTACTATTTCAATCTAATCTGCATGAATCACTTTTCCTCACATTGATTAGACTCGGTTTGGAGGCTCTGAGATTTATCATGACTCACTCTTTTTAGAGCATTTCCAACAATTTTTCTATATTTTCTCCAAGATGGAGAAGCTGAAGGCTTCTTTATTTTAcagatttttacatttattactttaattaaatattatattttcttatttatcaTAACCATAATATATTTCATAATTCATATTGTTGACTTGAAATATTTATTACTAATTTTTTATTGGTTGTAATATAAGTTTGAGTTGTTGAATAAAGTGCAAGCATTTAATATTTGGTTGTGTAAATTTTTGGCAAATACTGTAAATTTAGATTGAGAAGCTGTTGGAGTgaaaaatatgtatttttttcatcaaatcTTCATTTTTCTCTAAACAGAGGGTGAATTAAAAAGTAATTAAAGTCAACATTTTTGAATTATGACCATCCTAGTTCACTGagtcatatatttatatttattaataataCAAACagactttatcaatcaaaacGCATGTGAAATTATATTGACACCCTCTTCTTATatgttattttatttattatatgaTTCACgggtaaaaatgtaaataaaataaattaaaataggttaaaattttaaatattattcACTTTCTCTGCAAATAAACACCCACTACCACTTTACATTATCTAATTGATAATTGCCCATTATCattttgttttataatttttttatttaacaaaTTAGTCTTACACATGCTATGCATATGTTTATGACTagtttttaaaaattataacaCAAACATGTTTTGTCAACCAAAATATTGTGAAAATACATTAACACCCTCGCATCATGTGTTAGTATTAattcataattaatttttgaatTACGACCATCCTAATTCATTACATATATAAGTCATATATTTCTAAAAATtataacacaaacaagctttgTAAATTAAAATGGTTGTGAAAATACATTAACACCCTCACACCACATGTTAGTATTAATTCATTATCAATTTTTGAAGGTTATTATAGTAAatgataaaataataatatgaatatatattcataAAAAAAGTAGAAAACAATTAGATTCTCAATCTCACTCTCTTTTACGGATAAAACattcaaatctcactacatatataattatccaCTACCTTGTAGGTTCCTTCTTttagttaaaaatgaaaataaaaaataaggtGGTTTTACACATGCAATGCATGTGTGTTGCAAACTAGTattcctaaaaaaaaaattatatatgaaattatcaTCCAAGTTCTTTTTTGagtaaattcctcctatggtacatGATGTTTGACTACTTGAACAATTTGAAACctaatgtatgaaaacggacaatttggtacctaaagttctcaaatttaggccattttggtacttatgtcaatttttaccatatttttagggttatttatgtcattttatctatactttacttcattttttcataatacatttaaattgcctctaaattatcactaaaaatttgataactcatccacttagtatctgtgatgatttacgtatataatttttcataatttatcataagtaatttaaaaaatatattttaataaaattttacaattgcataaaggcaatttatttcctttgtaaaaaataattaggatacaataagtatattaagaaaacaaattattttcgatatatgcgaagtttatgctaagtggagtagatatatcaatttaattatctccaaagagaagcaattataggaagaaatgaaaaaaatgtgaatttaatgagttttagggctagaatgacgaaaataaccataaaatatgataaaaaataatagAGGTACTAAAATagcttacaaatgagaacttcaggtaccaaattgtccaagtaacCATACTTTAGATACCATAGAAGGAATTaacccttctttttctctctacaaattaaaaataagatattttaCCCATGCAAACGCATGTATCTTGCGAAAGTGAAACTATAACTTATCAAAGGAAAATTTGTAATGAGACACTTTTTGGTTTTCGTGATAAATTACCAACGCCGATTccatgaaattaaaaaatgacACCCCATATACTCATTTTGCTTATCCTCGCATTTTTACATAGGTGCATGTATGCTAGTGGTTGGATTtgtattataaccataaacaTTAAAACAAATTAATTTTGTGGTTGATAAGATACAGTCTCATTCACACGATCAGTAGGTGACCATGTAATTCATGCTCAACTATCATTGGATTTACATCCAAGGGTGATGAGTCTCTTTAATGTAAATGCAATGGTAGTTTAACATGATTTCCATGACTAGCTACTGACCGTATGAGCGAGATTGAGTAAGATAGTGTTCGCTCGTGACACTTTCGGATCATGCCTACAAGTGTCATTAAAGTTCTATCAATCTGAAAATTGACAATTAGGCTCTTAACAACACAATTAATTTGAGTTCAATGTCAAAGAACAACAAGAACAACGATGTTttcatttattatttttatattttaaaataaaaataaaaatgaaaggtGGGAAGATTTATTAGTTAGACATGGACACAGTGATTCAGTTGTAGGCGCACCGGTCATTACCGAAACACCCCATCAGATTTCACCTACCCTTCAAATCGCCGAGCACAATAACCGTATCTCCTTGACTCGAATCAAGCTTCGTCACAGCCTCTAGCTCAGGTAAGCCATTCTAATCCGATCGTCTACTTCACAAGCTCAATAACTTAGGGTTTCAGTTTTCTGATTCcagtgtttttatttattcttcGATTTAAAATCTAGGGGCATAGCCATGGGATTGGCATCGGCTAGTACCGCGAGTAGTGCCCCAGAAGCTATGCAATTGTGTGTGTTTGATCTGCGGAGGGGTCAAAACGAAGGGCAGGAGTTGGATAAGATACTCTTCTTCTATCCTGCTGATTTGCCTTTCTCTGCTCAGTTCTCTGTGATTGGGCTCAGTGAGGGACTCATCACATTCACCAGGTATTCTCACTTTCTCAGTTGATTTTGAGTTGCTGTGGATTTCAATGAGTTAGAATTGGTTGAAGTTTGGTGGTTTATAATGCAGGATCTTCTCCCCGGAGGCGGCGTGCGAAGCGATAGAAGCAGACAGGCATTCACATGTGTTCTACGAGGCCGAGCCGGATATCTGGATGGTCATGGTAACATTTCctcattgattttttttcagttttatcGTGATTTGAAGTGTGATGTTGCTGAATTTTGATCTACATTGCGGTAGGTAGTGGAGAAGAGTATGGAGTACGAAGCGAAATGGAGAACCGATGCGTTAAGAAGGGTTCTGAAAGAAGTGCATTCTCTATTTGTGATGTTTCATGGCTCGGTAAGAGCGATGCTTGATAAAGACCCCGGGGGAGTGGTGGCGAGATCTCATTTGTACCCTTTCGTCATGGATTATCTTGGTGGTGAGTTGTGAATTAGTTGTGTTGCTATTTTTTGTATTCATGTCTGGTTTTTTACTTTGGATTTGGTTAAAAATTTCATTGTAAAGTCACTAATTGCCAGCATTTGAAAAGCGGTCTCCATTCGATGAGTGCTGCTGGGGTAATACTCAAGTTGCTGTGTCAAATTGGAATTATTCTGCTTAAGTAATGCCGAAGTTGCTGTATCTCATGTCTATGGTTTTGCTCTCTGAGGCAGATTTTGTTGGGAAGAAACTACTGAT
This is a stretch of genomic DNA from Argentina anserina chromosome 4, drPotAnse1.1, whole genome shotgun sequence. It encodes these proteins:
- the LOC126791471 gene encoding cyclin-SDS, yielding MKFRSIRAMHSLETASARLKTTATRKLRSEMSRRRRVQISPILYSSQKPNARSVEASVFSVNSTSCSYFAGEVSCESSRVSVGSESKVRSSLKKRSFGETEAASRKVTRSRKPVAGDGEFEASESSCVESNCGADFGGVVEKKLKLKTKSEVVKVTGGSEAVTESAISDYSDKASLKFKEQEVISLSSGVQLCSEATVSETKTVNDGGNRAPEFEFQGASSNYFGENSESTIEQRPLSFGLDSDLACTEHFSYDDGSEYSSSQTLSDFHSDPYQENSEKIDFSDYSPSFFIDSGSQFSQGSVDDSPSPTFAWLVKYREEFVATALDIDAAPRANEAYKHESTFMKFEDDEVEESYQMLRNRERLKLFVRDYTVDYSSTTEYGRLILHQRSFMVRWICEVSTATGLHQETKFLSVNLLDRFLSKGYFKSKRILQIVGVACLTLATRIEENQPYNSVREKSFNVGSHVYNRCEVVAMEWLVLEVLKFQCFLPTSYNFLWFYLQAAEADEEVETRAKYLAMLQLTDPGQLCYWPSTVAAAVVILASLEGDDASRQQVMDIHMRTDDDDDLPECLKSLDWLLRFV